One Prolixibacteraceae bacterium DNA segment encodes these proteins:
- a CDS encoding V-type ATP synthase subunit K → MEPITLAYIGVGLMLALSGIGSAYGVTIGGNASVGAMKKNPDKFGSYLMLSALPGTQGLYGFAAFFVFLNFGDALNPETIGWLQASGVFGAGLAVGLAGLFSAIRQGQVAANGIAAVGAGYDVAGKTLILAVFPELYAIVAFAAAFMINGAIG, encoded by the coding sequence ATGGAACCTATTACATTAGCGTATATTGGAGTTGGATTAATGTTGGCACTTTCTGGAATTGGTAGTGCTTATGGGGTAACAATTGGTGGTAATGCATCTGTTGGTGCAATGAAAAAGAATCCAGATAAATTTGGTAGCTACTTGATGTTGTCAGCCCTTCCTGGAACACAGGGATTGTATGGTTTTGCTGCATTCTTCGTATTCTTAAACTTCGGTGATGCTTTAAATCCTGAGACTATCGGTTGGTTGCAAGCATCAGGAGTATTTGGTGCAGGTCTTGCTGTTGGTTTGGCTGGTCTTTTCTCTGCAATCCGTCAGGGACAAGTTGCTGCAAATGGTATTGCTGCTGTTGGTGCAGGTTATGATGTAGCTGGTAAAACACTTATCCTAGCTGTATTCCCTGAGCTTTATGCAATTGTTGCTTTTGCTGCAGCATTTATGATCAACGGAGCGATTGGATAA
- a CDS encoding V-type ATP synthase subunit I — protein MKKLSFLLFHKEYESFLENLRSLGVVHINEKEGGVEDPQLDESIQELARVEGLIKEFHKILDAQDEVQGVQDAALVEKYESPETLKQTYSELAEVKELETARLHQLDKSAEAWQPWGDFDISTLEKLQDAGWNLHFFACHSRDFNEQWREDYELVEISQVGMLHYFVIVSKQEETVDIEADIVTLPSLSLSEVGQALNEVNSKLEYIDRELTLLAAIGLPVMEEYQQTVKDQVDFNKVRLDGDALAENHVYMIEGFVPIESLDEVCKYLDTEQVYYEQNDPSFEERVPVLLKNGRFARMFEMVGDLYSLPKYGELDLTPFFAPFYLLFFGFCLGDAGYGILLMILGFVFTPKTEGSTQNAMKLSKWLGASTILFGLISGTFFGMDLYAEGWGVYGTLNDMLKAQGKTMNDHLFNLALIFGAVQVIFGMVLKAVNETKQFGIRYAVSTIGWITLFVGLALSYSLPAFGLSEGSASIFRYVVLVFWVLASLLFNNPDRSIFANLGAGIWDSYNMATGVMGDILSYIRLFALGISSSILGFVFNNLAVQFAPDNIVGKIIVMTIILLIGHGLNLFMGVLGSFVHPVRLTFVEFYKNSGFTGGGVRYNPFRKRVK, from the coding sequence ATGAAGAAATTATCTTTCCTTCTTTTTCATAAAGAGTATGAGTCGTTTCTAGAGAATCTACGTTCTCTTGGGGTGGTCCATATCAATGAGAAAGAGGGAGGAGTGGAAGATCCTCAATTAGACGAGTCCATCCAAGAGTTGGCCCGTGTGGAAGGCTTGATAAAAGAGTTCCATAAAATACTGGATGCTCAAGACGAGGTACAAGGGGTTCAGGATGCGGCGTTGGTGGAGAAATATGAATCTCCAGAAACGTTGAAACAGACTTATAGTGAATTGGCTGAGGTCAAAGAGCTTGAGACTGCGCGTCTACATCAACTTGATAAGAGTGCTGAGGCTTGGCAACCATGGGGAGATTTTGATATCTCTACTTTGGAAAAACTGCAAGATGCAGGTTGGAATCTCCATTTCTTCGCTTGTCACTCTCGTGATTTTAATGAGCAGTGGAGAGAAGATTATGAATTGGTGGAGATTTCTCAAGTGGGAATGTTACACTATTTTGTGATTGTCTCTAAACAAGAGGAGACAGTGGATATCGAAGCAGATATTGTGACTCTGCCTAGCTTGTCGCTTAGTGAAGTAGGGCAAGCACTGAATGAAGTAAATAGTAAATTAGAATATATAGATCGTGAATTAACCCTCCTTGCTGCTATTGGTCTTCCTGTTATGGAAGAGTATCAACAGACAGTGAAGGATCAAGTGGACTTTAATAAGGTTCGTTTGGATGGGGATGCTCTTGCCGAGAATCATGTCTATATGATTGAGGGATTTGTGCCAATAGAAAGCTTGGATGAAGTATGTAAGTACTTGGATACAGAGCAGGTCTATTATGAGCAGAATGACCCCTCTTTTGAGGAGCGTGTTCCGGTACTTTTGAAGAATGGTCGGTTTGCTCGTATGTTTGAAATGGTTGGTGATCTATACTCTCTTCCTAAATACGGAGAGCTTGATTTGACTCCATTCTTCGCACCTTTCTATCTATTGTTCTTTGGTTTCTGTCTGGGTGATGCCGGTTATGGTATTCTTTTGATGATATTAGGTTTTGTGTTCACTCCGAAGACAGAGGGATCTACCCAAAATGCGATGAAGCTTAGCAAATGGCTCGGAGCCTCTACCATCTTGTTTGGATTGATTAGTGGTACCTTCTTTGGTATGGATCTATATGCCGAAGGATGGGGAGTCTATGGAACTCTAAATGATATGCTGAAGGCACAAGGTAAAACCATGAATGACCACCTATTTAATTTAGCACTTATCTTTGGTGCGGTACAGGTGATCTTTGGTATGGTGTTGAAGGCAGTAAACGAGACCAAACAGTTTGGAATACGTTATGCAGTGAGTACGATTGGTTGGATTACACTTTTTGTGGGACTAGCCTTATCCTATTCTCTACCAGCATTTGGTCTTTCAGAAGGATCTGCTTCTATCTTTAGATATGTGGTTTTGGTTTTCTGGGTCTTGGCTTCCTTGTTATTTAATAATCCTGATCGTTCGATCTTTGCCAATTTAGGTGCTGGGATCTGGGACAGTTATAACATGGCGACTGGTGTGATGGGAGATATACTCTCTTATATTCGTCTGTTTGCCTTGGGTATTTCGTCTTCTATCTTGGGATTTGTATTTAATAATTTAGCAGTACAGTTTGCTCCTGATAATATCGTAGGAAAGATCATTGTGATGACTATTATCCTACTTATTGGGCATGGATTGAATCTGTTTATGGGGGTATTGGGATCGTTTGTTCACCCAGTGCGTCTGACATTTGTTGAGTTCTATAAGAACTCAGGTTTTACAGGAGGTGGCGTTCGATATAACCCATTCCGTAAAAGAGTAAAGTAA
- a CDS encoding V-type ATP synthase subunit D, with protein MAINFQYNKTSLQKLEKDLKVRERALPTIKSKESALRVEVKRAKDEVKRLDLQLEQSMQSYDSMVALWGEFDTSLIRVQDVRMSVKKIAGVMTPVLEGVDFEIASFSLFNTPLWFLDGMELIKELAKVGIEREFYARKMHLLEYARKKTTQKVNLFEKVQVPGYADAIRKIKRFMEDEENLSKSAQKIVKSRQQNIEEEAL; from the coding sequence GTGGCTATAAATTTTCAATATAATAAAACTTCACTCCAGAAACTTGAGAAAGATCTTAAGGTTCGTGAGCGTGCGCTTCCTACGATTAAAAGTAAGGAGTCGGCTTTGAGGGTGGAGGTGAAGCGAGCCAAGGATGAGGTGAAACGTCTTGACTTACAACTAGAGCAGTCTATGCAGTCATATGATAGTATGGTTGCGCTTTGGGGAGAGTTTGATACTTCACTAATCCGTGTTCAGGATGTTCGTATGTCGGTGAAAAAGATTGCAGGGGTGATGACTCCTGTCTTGGAAGGAGTAGATTTTGAGATCGCTTCTTTCAGTCTCTTCAATACCCCATTGTGGTTTTTGGATGGAATGGAATTGATTAAAGAGCTTGCAAAAGTGGGTATTGAACGTGAATTTTATGCACGTAAAATGCACCTGTTGGAGTATGCTCGTAAAAAGACTACCCAGAAGGTGAACCTCTTCGAGAAGGTGCAGGTCCCTGGGTATGCTGATGCCATTCGTAAGATCAAACGCTTTATGGAAGATGAAGAGAACTTATCTAAATCGGCACAGAAAATCGTGAAGTCGCGTCAACAAAATATAGAGGAGGAAGCGTTATGA
- a CDS encoding V-type ATP synthase subunit B — protein MATKAFQKIYTKITAITKATITLKAQEVGYDELATVNGRLAQVVKMMGDEVTLQVFGGTEGIPTNAEVTFLGKSPTLKVSDQLAGRFFNAFGDPIDGGPDIDGDEVAIGGPSVNPVRRKQPSELIATGIAGIDLNNTLVSGQKIPFFADPDQPFNQVMANVALRAKADKIILGGMGLTNDDYLYFRNVFENAGALNRIISFVNTTENPPVERLLVPDMSLTAAEYFAVEKNENVLVLLTDMTLYADALSIVSNRMDQIPSKDSMPGSLYSDLAKIYEKAVQFPEGGSITIIAVTTLAGGDITHAIPDNTGYITEGQLFLRKDTDIGKVIVDPFRSLSRLKQLVAGKKTREDHPPVMNTAVRLFADAANAKTKMENGFDLSDYDERTLAFAKEYSNDLLAIDVNINTTEMLDKGWSLFSRHFSKEEVAIKQEVVDKYWPEA, from the coding sequence ATGGCAACAAAAGCTTTTCAAAAAATATATACTAAAATTACTGCCATAACTAAGGCAACCATCACATTGAAAGCCCAAGAGGTGGGTTATGATGAGTTGGCTACGGTGAATGGGCGTTTGGCTCAGGTGGTGAAGATGATGGGCGATGAGGTGACTCTTCAGGTTTTTGGTGGTACCGAAGGTATTCCTACCAATGCAGAGGTTACTTTCTTAGGTAAATCTCCTACATTGAAGGTGAGTGATCAATTGGCAGGACGTTTCTTCAATGCCTTTGGTGATCCTATCGACGGAGGTCCAGATATTGATGGAGATGAGGTGGCTATTGGTGGTCCCTCGGTAAACCCTGTGCGTCGTAAGCAACCTTCTGAGTTGATTGCTACAGGTATTGCTGGTATCGACTTGAACAACACCTTAGTGTCGGGACAGAAGATTCCTTTCTTTGCCGATCCAGACCAACCATTTAACCAAGTGATGGCAAACGTAGCACTACGTGCTAAGGCGGATAAGATTATCCTTGGGGGTATGGGTCTGACCAATGATGATTACCTATATTTCCGTAATGTGTTTGAGAATGCGGGGGCATTGAATCGCATTATCTCTTTTGTGAATACTACTGAGAATCCTCCTGTGGAGCGATTATTGGTTCCAGATATGTCTTTGACAGCTGCAGAGTATTTTGCAGTAGAGAAGAACGAAAACGTATTAGTTCTTTTGACTGATATGACCCTGTATGCGGATGCATTGTCTATCGTATCGAACCGTATGGATCAAATTCCATCGAAAGATAGTATGCCAGGTTCTCTATATTCTGATTTGGCAAAGATCTACGAGAAAGCCGTTCAGTTTCCTGAAGGTGGATCGATAACGATTATTGCGGTTACTACTCTTGCTGGTGGGGATATTACCCACGCGATTCCAGATAATACGGGATATATTACAGAGGGACAGCTCTTCTTGCGTAAGGATACCGATATCGGAAAGGTGATTGTCGATCCGTTCCGTTCGTTATCGCGTTTGAAGCAGTTGGTTGCGGGGAAAAAGACTCGTGAAGACCATCCTCCAGTGATGAATACTGCCGTACGTCTGTTTGCCGATGCAGCCAATGCAAAGACAAAGATGGAAAATGGTTTCGACTTGAGTGATTATGACGAAAGAACACTTGCTTTTGCGAAAGAGTATTCGAATGATCTGTTGGCTATTGATGTGAATATTAATACTACAGAGATGTTAGATAAAGGATGGAGTCTATTTAGCCGTCATTTTTCTAAAGAAGAGGTGGCTATTAAGCAAGAGGTGGTCGATAAATATTGGCCAGAAGCTTAA
- a CDS encoding V-type ATP synthase subunit A, producing MSTKGKVRGIIANLVVVEADGPVSQNEICYLHTAGTKLMAEVIKVTGKNAYVQVFESTRGLKINDTVEFEGHMLEVTLGPGILSRNYDGLQNDLDKMDGVFLQRGDYTYPLNEEKLWDFKPLAKVGDSVQAASWLGEVDENGQPHKIMVPFVMDGTYTVKRLVGAGQYKIHDTIAEVEDANGKLHTITMVQKWPVKKAIKNYREKPRPFKLLETGVRTIDTINPIVEGGTGFIPGPFGTGKTVLQHAISKQAEADIVIIAACGERANEVVEIFTEFPELDDPHTGRKLMERTTIIANTSNMPVASREASVYTAMTLGEYYRSQGLRVLLMADSTSRWAQALREMSNRLEELPGQDAFPMDLSAIIANFYSRAGYVYLNNGAIGSITFIGTVSPAGGNLKEPVTESTKKAARCFYALQQSRADSKRYPAVNPIDSYSKYLEYPEFESYINDRIGESWIPMINEVKTILQRGLEVSEQINILGDDGVPVDYHVTFMKSEMIDFVILQQDAFDAIDMMTPIARQKYMLNLVMKIVHTGFKFDSFTQVSSYFKRLINMMRQMNYAEFESEKFVNFEKELHMMVAERAVS from the coding sequence ATGTCAACAAAAGGTAAAGTAAGAGGTATTATTGCCAACTTAGTTGTTGTGGAGGCTGATGGTCCTGTTTCGCAGAATGAGATTTGCTACCTTCACACGGCTGGTACTAAGTTGATGGCTGAGGTCATCAAAGTAACTGGTAAGAATGCCTATGTTCAGGTGTTTGAAAGTACACGTGGACTGAAAATTAATGATACGGTGGAATTCGAAGGTCACATGTTAGAGGTGACTTTAGGCCCCGGTATTTTGTCACGAAATTACGATGGACTGCAAAATGATTTAGATAAGATGGATGGAGTTTTTCTTCAACGTGGAGATTATACTTATCCTCTTAATGAAGAGAAGTTATGGGATTTTAAGCCACTTGCGAAAGTGGGGGATAGTGTTCAAGCAGCTTCTTGGCTTGGGGAGGTCGATGAAAATGGACAACCTCATAAAATTATGGTCCCTTTTGTGATGGATGGAACTTATACGGTAAAGCGTCTTGTTGGGGCTGGACAGTATAAAATTCATGATACTATTGCAGAGGTGGAGGATGCCAACGGCAAACTACATACCATTACGATGGTTCAGAAGTGGCCAGTGAAAAAAGCGATTAAAAACTACCGTGAAAAACCACGTCCATTTAAACTTCTAGAGACTGGTGTTCGTACGATTGATACGATCAACCCAATTGTAGAGGGTGGTACAGGTTTTATTCCTGGTCCTTTCGGTACAGGAAAAACGGTACTTCAGCATGCTATTTCAAAACAGGCGGAGGCAGATATTGTAATTATCGCTGCTTGTGGTGAGCGTGCTAATGAGGTCGTAGAGATCTTTACTGAGTTCCCAGAATTGGATGATCCACACACTGGACGTAAGTTGATGGAGCGTACTACCATTATCGCGAATACTTCGAATATGCCTGTTGCTTCTCGTGAAGCATCTGTATATACGGCAATGACTCTTGGAGAGTATTACCGTTCTCAAGGATTGCGTGTGTTGTTGATGGCCGATTCAACATCTCGTTGGGCGCAAGCACTACGTGAGATGTCGAACCGTTTGGAAGAACTTCCTGGTCAGGATGCTTTCCCTATGGACCTCTCAGCAATTATTGCAAACTTTTACTCTCGTGCTGGATATGTGTATCTAAATAATGGTGCGATTGGTTCGATTACTTTTATCGGAACAGTGTCTCCTGCAGGGGGTAACTTGAAGGAGCCAGTAACAGAATCTACAAAGAAGGCTGCTCGTTGTTTCTACGCACTACAGCAGAGTCGTGCTGATAGTAAGCGTTATCCTGCGGTAAACCCTATCGATTCGTACTCTAAATATCTAGAGTATCCAGAATTTGAGTCGTATATCAACGATCGTATTGGCGAGTCGTGGATTCCGATGATTAACGAGGTGAAGACGATTCTTCAGCGTGGTTTGGAGGTGAGTGAACAGATTAACATCTTAGGAGATGACGGGGTTCCAGTGGACTACCACGTGACCTTTATGAAGTCGGAGATGATCGACTTTGTGATTCTTCAGCAGGATGCATTTGATGCCATCGATATGATGACTCCTATTGCTCGCCAAAAGTATATGTTGAACTTGGTGATGAAGATTGTTCATACTGGCTTTAAATTTGATTCGTTTACGCAGGTTTCTTCCTACTTTAAACGTTTGATCAATATGATGCGTCAGATGAATTATGCTGAGTTTGAGTCAGAGAAGTTTGTGAACTTCGAAAAAGAGCTTCATATGATGGTCGCTGAAAGAGCGGTTTCATAG
- a CDS encoding DUF2764 domain-containing protein — MSNYYSFVAGLPEIQLLDAKAYHTTQSIKALLEETVNVKDWQLLSFYYGRFDNHNLLIALDISKEKWDSRGNYTEEEIQEMLVAFREEENPHIERIPSWFRRFIPAFQAGEALYAEMSWEDQLLTAYFEAGMGCKNQYIAAWFTFQYRVRNVMTAFQCRKFGLDRSNYVLGEDEFSVKLRTSSAKDFGVTVEFPYISQVLKVMEMPNFYDREKALDALYWNYIEENTFFHYFSLEKIFAYLIQLEMIERWSELNEQEGMEVFREFVNQLKSSFRFQDEFSLKR; from the coding sequence ATGAGCAATTATTACAGTTTCGTAGCAGGATTGCCAGAGATACAACTCCTAGATGCCAAAGCGTATCATACCACTCAGTCCATAAAAGCACTGTTAGAAGAGACTGTCAATGTAAAAGATTGGCAACTTTTATCTTTCTATTATGGTCGGTTTGATAATCACAATCTACTTATTGCACTGGACATTTCTAAAGAGAAATGGGATAGTAGAGGGAATTATACGGAGGAGGAGATTCAAGAGATGCTTGTCGCATTTCGTGAAGAGGAGAATCCTCACATAGAACGTATTCCTTCATGGTTCCGTCGTTTTATCCCTGCATTTCAAGCGGGAGAAGCTTTGTATGCAGAGATGTCTTGGGAGGATCAGCTATTAACTGCTTATTTTGAGGCGGGAATGGGTTGTAAGAACCAATATATCGCAGCTTGGTTTACGTTCCAATATCGTGTGCGTAACGTGATGACTGCATTTCAGTGTCGTAAATTTGGATTGGATCGATCAAATTATGTGTTGGGAGAGGATGAGTTTTCTGTTAAGTTGAGAACTAGTAGTGCCAAAGACTTTGGTGTTACTGTCGAGTTTCCTTATATCTCTCAAGTTTTAAAGGTGATGGAGATGCCTAATTTCTATGATAGAGAGAAGGCATTGGACGCACTCTATTGGAACTATATTGAGGAGAATACTTTTTTTCACTATTTTAGTTTGGAGAAGATATTTGCTTATCTGATCCAATTAGAGATGATCGAGAGGTGGAGTGAGCTCAACGAGCAAGAGGGTATGGAAGTATTTAGAGAGTTTGTTAACCAGTTAAAGTCATCTTTCCGTTTTCAAGATGAGTTTTCATTAAAACGCTAG
- a CDS encoding transposase, with protein MTKKREVANKIRRDLYNKEKDKVIKKSLKGSRWLLLKNPENLNLQKGEDSRLEKVLETNTTLFYAYYLKEELRELWNQDNIRDASKLLKQWIEEANETEIPQLKKMVELLTKHKTGILNWYKCNISTGPLEEINNKIKTLKRQAYGYRDLDSFMLKIKAMHQDIYTKCG; from the coding sequence CTGACTAAAAAACGGGAGGTAGCCAATAAAATAAGAAGAGATCTTTACAACAAAGAGAAGGATAAGGTTATCAAGAAAAGTTTAAAAGGAAGTCGTTGGCTATTGTTAAAGAACCCAGAGAATCTCAACCTTCAGAAAGGGGAAGACTCAAGACTTGAAAAAGTATTAGAAACGAATACCACCTTGTTTTACGCATATTATTTGAAAGAAGAATTAAGGGAATTATGGAATCAAGATAATATTAGAGACGCTTCAAAATTACTTAAACAATGGATAGAAGAGGCAAATGAGACTGAAATACCACAGCTTAAGAAAATGGTAGAACTATTGACCAAACACAAAACAGGAATTCTAAATTGGTATAAGTGCAATATCTCCACGGGGCCTTTAGAAGAAATAAATAACAAGATTAAAACCTTAAAAAGACAAGCATATGGCTATCGTGACTTAGATTCTTTTATGCTAAAAATAAAAGCAATGCATCAAGATATATACACAAAATGTGGATGA
- a CDS encoding transposase, which translates to MDCVSDTIHEGDYILFDGSDIQKKYAKTMEGLDFVKDGDEKNKVGLGYWLMNVVHIDKANKMTPLYNKLYSFDHGAKSENNEAIEALKEVDNAISKNVTCVFDRGFDRQIIKDYVVSQQNNFIIRLKKNTKLIYKGKETTVSTIGKKIPFFMELTANKRGKNKSKKINFECGAVKVKYRIKQREFELWLVATKRKSGGKCWLLTNSPKHTITEVISEAFQAYGFRWKIEEYHRHIKSSYDLENIQIKKFDGLQCMLAILTIAMGILYNTLESMHLRLLLDSKIKILDKNKVSELRNFIYYKISTIIKILLANAYTKHIIQSKQTQVDVGQMRLNLDF; encoded by the coding sequence ATGGATTGTGTGTCAGATACAATTCATGAAGGAGACTACATTCTATTTGATGGATCAGATATTCAAAAGAAATATGCTAAGACCATGGAAGGTCTGGATTTTGTAAAAGATGGAGATGAGAAAAATAAGGTTGGATTAGGTTATTGGCTTATGAATGTTGTACATATTGATAAGGCCAATAAGATGACACCTTTGTATAATAAGCTGTACAGTTTCGATCATGGAGCCAAGAGTGAAAATAATGAAGCAATCGAAGCATTAAAAGAAGTAGATAATGCTATTTCAAAGAATGTAACTTGTGTGTTTGATCGAGGATTTGATCGTCAGATTATTAAGGATTATGTTGTTAGTCAACAAAATAACTTCATAATCAGATTGAAAAAGAATACCAAATTAATATACAAAGGCAAAGAAACTACTGTATCTACAATTGGGAAAAAGATTCCATTCTTCATGGAATTAACTGCCAATAAAAGAGGCAAAAACAAAAGTAAAAAGATAAACTTTGAGTGTGGTGCTGTTAAGGTTAAATATAGAATAAAGCAGAGGGAATTTGAGCTATGGCTTGTTGCTACAAAACGCAAATCAGGAGGGAAATGTTGGTTATTAACCAACTCACCTAAGCATACAATAACAGAAGTTATTAGTGAAGCTTTTCAAGCATATGGCTTTCGTTGGAAAATAGAAGAATACCATAGACATATCAAATCAAGCTATGATTTAGAGAATATACAAATAAAGAAGTTTGATGGACTGCAATGCATGTTGGCAATTTTAACCATTGCAATGGGAATCCTTTATAACACATTAGAGTCCATGCATCTAAGGTTGTTGCTAGATAGCAAAATTAAGATACTTGATAAAAACAAGGTATCTGAACTCAGAAATTTTATCTATTATAAGATAAGTACGATAATTAAAATTTTATTGGCAAATGCTTACACAAAACATATAATACAGAGTAAACAGACACAAGTAGACGTAGGACAAATGAGACTCAATCTAGATTTCTGA
- a CDS encoding transposase, with translation MVPFWKRIKINKVQIESVAIDMSAAYILSVKTNAPKATMVFDHFHIIKKLNETISKIRIDYLPKKVVLLLQVSDIHNIIYV, from the coding sequence TTGGTTCCATTTTGGAAACGAATAAAGATCAATAAAGTCCAAATAGAATCTGTTGCTATTGATATGTCAGCTGCCTATATCCTTTCAGTAAAGACCAATGCACCTAAAGCTACTATGGTATTTGACCATTTCCATATAATAAAGAAACTAAATGAGACTATAAGTAAAATAAGAATTGACTACCTCCCGAAAAAAGTTGTATTATTACTGCAAGTATCTGACATTCACAATATAATATATGTATAA
- a CDS encoding alpha-amylase family protein codes for MKNLKVFLLLPILGLSIGSCQNHVKSKRENEAHKKVVYQVFTRLFGNRNTTNKPWGTKEENGVGKFNDFTDKALEEIKDLGVTHIWYTGVPHHALVGDYTKYGISMDDPDVVKGRAGSPYAVKDYYNVDPDMAVDPSQRMSEFESLIARTHKHDMKVIIDIVPNHVARSYQSVDFPDRNFGATDDTTVVFDVNNNFYYIPNSHFEVPTPLNGYKPLGGENAPLLDGKFEEHPAKWTGNGSRSAKPHFYDWYETVKVNYGIDPEGKKHFPLLPAGADTLDYRQHFEFWKDKTVPSSWVKFRDIALFWIDKGVDGFRYDMAEMVPVEFWSYMNASIKMKNPDAFIMAEVYQPKLYRDYILKGKMDYLYDKVALYDTLKHIMQGTSSAHNIAAVMEETEDIETHMLHFLENHDEQRIASPEFAGDAKKGIPAMIVSATLGTSPTMIYFGQEVGEPANENAGFGTHSRTSIFDYVGVPNHQRWMNDGKFDGGKLTPEEKSLRAFYKKLLNFTIHSSALMGHYEDLTRFNDALGAKYSKQLFAHTRWSDKEQLLILSNFSDQALQKVKIHIPLSIISDWGVKTGNLKMVDQLGHQMEVKLYVDKLDAYVVADVPAWDGLILSLVK; via the coding sequence ATGAAGAACTTAAAAGTATTCCTTCTACTTCCTATTTTAGGATTATCTATAGGCTCGTGTCAAAATCACGTGAAATCAAAGAGAGAGAATGAAGCCCATAAAAAAGTGGTGTATCAAGTTTTTACTCGTCTCTTTGGAAATCGTAATACAACGAACAAGCCTTGGGGTACAAAAGAAGAGAATGGGGTTGGAAAGTTTAATGATTTCACGGATAAAGCACTAGAAGAGATCAAAGATCTAGGGGTTACCCATATCTGGTATACCGGTGTTCCTCACCATGCTTTGGTGGGAGATTATACGAAGTATGGTATCTCTATGGATGATCCAGATGTCGTGAAAGGACGCGCTGGCTCTCCTTATGCAGTGAAAGACTACTATAATGTAGATCCAGACATGGCAGTGGATCCAAGTCAAAGAATGTCGGAGTTCGAGTCACTTATCGCTCGTACACACAAACACGACATGAAGGTGATTATTGATATTGTTCCGAACCATGTGGCGAGAAGCTACCAAAGTGTAGACTTTCCAGATCGCAATTTTGGGGCAACAGACGACACCACAGTGGTCTTTGATGTGAATAATAACTTCTATTATATACCAAATTCTCACTTTGAAGTTCCTACTCCTTTAAACGGATATAAGCCACTAGGAGGGGAGAATGCTCCATTATTGGATGGAAAATTTGAAGAACATCCAGCCAAGTGGACTGGAAATGGTTCTAGAAGTGCCAAGCCTCATTTCTACGATTGGTATGAAACAGTGAAGGTGAACTATGGAATCGATCCAGAGGGAAAGAAACATTTTCCTTTGCTTCCAGCAGGTGCCGATACCCTAGATTATCGCCAACATTTTGAATTTTGGAAAGATAAGACCGTTCCTAGCTCTTGGGTGAAATTTAGAGATATTGCACTATTTTGGATCGACAAAGGAGTGGATGGTTTTCGTTATGATATGGCCGAAATGGTGCCAGTAGAGTTTTGGAGTTATATGAATGCCTCTATTAAGATGAAGAATCCAGATGCATTTATCATGGCAGAGGTGTATCAACCAAAACTATATCGTGATTATATTTTGAAGGGAAAGATGGATTACCTGTATGATAAAGTCGCACTATACGACACATTAAAGCATATCATGCAAGGAACAAGTTCTGCTCACAATATTGCGGCCGTAATGGAAGAAACAGAGGATATCGAAACGCATATGCTCCATTTCTTAGAAAATCACGATGAGCAACGTATTGCTTCTCCTGAATTTGCTGGTGATGCTAAAAAGGGAATCCCTGCAATGATCGTCTCTGCTACATTAGGAACCTCTCCAACCATGATCTATTTTGGTCAAGAGGTGGGAGAGCCTGCAAATGAGAATGCAGGTTTTGGTACCCATTCCAGAACTTCTATCTTCGACTATGTCGGAGTCCCAAATCACCAACGTTGGATGAACGATGGAAAATTCGATGGAGGAAAATTGACACCAGAAGAGAAGTCTCTAAGAGCATTCTATAAGAAGTTGTTAAACTTCACAATTCATAGTAGCGCATTGATGGGACATTATGAAGATTTGACCCGTTTTAATGATGCATTGGGGGCAAAGTATAGCAAGCAGTTGTTTGCTCATACTCGTTGGTCAGATAAAGAGCAGTTGTTAATTTTATCCAATTTTTCTGATCAGGCGTTGCAAAAAGTGAAAATACATATCCCTCTCTCAATCATTTCGGATTGGGGTGTAAAGACGGGAAATCTTAAAATGGTGGATCAATTGGGACACCAGATGGAAGTGAAATTATATGTGGACAAATTAGATGCCTATGTCGTGGCAGATGTGCCTGCTTGGGACGGTTTGATCTTGTCGTTAGTGAAGTAA